The genomic stretch CACGAGTGCTGCGGCCACGTCGCCGACCGCGTGCTCTACGCCGGTGCCGAGGTTCACCTCGCGCCCAACGGCCGCGTCGCATGACGCGAGCGCGATGAAGCCGGCGACCGTGTCGGCGACGAAGGTGAGGTCTCGCGTGGGGTGCAGCGAGCCGAGCCGCACCTCGTCCGCGCCGTCGAGCAGCTGTGTGATCACGGTCGGGATGAACGCGCGCGCCGACTGCCGCGGGCCGTAGGTGTTGAACGGGCGGACGGTGACGACCGGCAGGCCGAACGAGCGGTGGAACGCCTCGGCCATCTTGTCGGCCGCGATCTTGGTGGCCGAGTACGGCGACTGCCCCTGCAGCGGGTGCGACTCGTCGATCGGGACGCGCTGCGCCGTGCCGTAGACCTCGGAGGTCGACGTGACGACGACGCGCTGCGTGCCGAGGTCGCGCGCGGCCTGCAGGACGTTGAGCGTGCCCTTCACGTTCGTATCCACGTAGCTGTCCGGCGAGTGGTACGAGTACGGGATGCCGATGAGCGCGGCGAGGTGGAGCACCGCGTCGCAGCCCTTCAGCGCGGTGCGCACGCCGTTGGGGTCCCGGACGTCACCGGCGAAGACGTCGAGCGAGTCGCGCGTGGCGGCCGGCACGGTGTCGAGCCAGCCCCACGAGCCGAACGAGTTGTAGTACACGAACGCGCGCACGTCGGCGCCCGCTGTGACGAGCGCCTCGGCCAGATGGCTGCCGATGAAGCCGTCGGCGCCTGTGACGAGCACGCGCTTACCGGACAGGTCCATGATCGCTCCTCGCGTCCGCCGCCGCGTGGCGACGGCTCCTCATACCGTACACGGCGGCCTTCAGGCCGGGCACGCGCTTGAAC from Actinomycetota bacterium encodes the following:
- a CDS encoding SDR family NAD(P)-dependent oxidoreductase; this encodes MDLSGKRVLVTGADGFIGSHLAEALVTAGADVRAFVYYNSFGSWGWLDTVPAATRDSLDVFAGDVRDPNGVRTALKGCDAVLHLAALIGIPYSYHSPDSYVDTNVKGTLNVLQAARDLGTQRVVVTSTSEVYGTAQRVPIDESHPLQGQSPYSATKIAADKMAEAFHRSFGLPVVTVRPFNTYGPRQSARAFIPTVITQLLDGADEVRLGSLHPTRDLTFVADTVAGFIALASCDAAVGREVNLGTGVEHAVGDVAAALVDLIAPGTPIVADDERVRPEASEVERLLADASLARELAGWEARVPLAEGLARTVEWFRDPANRAGYKSGRYNV